One region of Thiomonas intermedia genomic DNA includes:
- the ssb gene encoding single-stranded DNA-binding protein: MASVNKVILVGNLGRDPETRFAPSGAAICNITIATSRNWKDKASGEKREETEWHRVVFYDKLAEIAGEYLKKGRPVYVEGRLKTRKWTDKDGIEKYTTEIIAEEMQLLGGREGGGGGGGADDDGYSRSREAESGRAPSRPAPSRAPAPAASKPASDFSDMDDDIPF, translated from the coding sequence ATGGCCTCCGTCAACAAAGTCATTCTCGTCGGCAATCTCGGCCGCGACCCCGAAACCCGCTTCGCCCCCAGCGGCGCCGCCATCTGCAACATCACCATCGCCACATCGCGCAACTGGAAAGACAAGGCCAGCGGCGAAAAGCGCGAGGAAACCGAGTGGCACCGCGTGGTGTTCTACGACAAGCTCGCCGAAATCGCCGGGGAATACCTCAAGAAAGGCCGCCCCGTGTATGTGGAAGGCCGCCTGAAAACCCGCAAGTGGACCGACAAGGACGGCATCGAGAAATACACCACCGAGATCATCGCCGAAGAGATGCAACTGCTCGGCGGCCGTGAAGGCGGTGGCGGTGGTGGCGGCGCAGACGACGACGGCTACAGCCGCAGCCGCGAGGCCGAATCAGGCCGCGCGCCCAGCCGCCCCGCCCCCAGCCGCGCCCCCGCCCCGGCCGCCAGCAAACCGGCGAGCGACTTCAGCGACATGGACGACGACATTCCGTTCTGA
- a CDS encoding restriction endonuclease subunit S, which translates to MKSEYMELPPGWEWTTMGEIANVLGGGTPKTNDPSNYESGTIPWLTPADLSGYTAKTIGHGGRHITQKGLDTSSAKMMPAGAVLFTSRAPIGYVAIATNPVCTNQGFKSFVLKDGVFPDYVYWWLKGSKDLAESMASGTTFLELSGAKAKQLPIPLAPLDQQKRIVAEIEKQFSRLDEAVANLKRVKANLKRYKAAVLKAAVEGRLVETEAELARREGRSIETGEQLLQRILETRRSQWQGKGKYKEPAAPDTAALPELPEGWVWASTEQVCGSVRDGTHDTPAYVDGGVPLITSKNLTERGIDFENIKFISEQDHAEISRRSGVENGDVLFAMIGTVGNPCEIKTDARFSIKNVGLLKRNPDHLNSAYLCSWLDSPLLNKWLEPRLKGTTQKFAPLGLLREMPVPYMALAEQHRIVAEVDRRFSLLRETGAQVDANLQRAERLRQSILSRAFVGR; encoded by the coding sequence ATGAAGAGCGAATACATGGAGCTTCCACCAGGTTGGGAGTGGACGACGATGGGCGAAATCGCCAACGTTTTGGGAGGCGGCACGCCAAAAACCAATGACCCCAGCAATTACGAGAGCGGCACGATTCCTTGGTTGACCCCTGCCGATCTCTCCGGCTACACGGCGAAAACCATTGGTCATGGCGGCAGACACATAACGCAGAAGGGACTCGACACTTCCTCAGCCAAGATGATGCCTGCTGGTGCGGTTCTGTTTACCTCCCGCGCACCGATTGGCTATGTCGCCATCGCGACAAATCCGGTCTGCACAAATCAAGGCTTCAAGAGCTTCGTACTTAAGGACGGGGTTTTCCCGGACTACGTGTACTGGTGGCTAAAGGGGAGCAAGGACTTAGCCGAGAGCATGGCAAGTGGCACAACGTTTCTTGAGCTATCCGGGGCCAAGGCCAAACAATTGCCGATACCGCTTGCACCCCTCGACCAACAAAAACGCATCGTCGCGGAAATCGAAAAACAATTCTCCCGCCTCGACGAAGCCGTCGCCAACCTCAAGCGCGTCAAGGCCAACCTCAAGCGCTACAAAGCCGCCGTCCTCAAAGCCGCCGTAGAAGGCCGCCTCGTCGAAACCGAAGCCGAACTCGCCCGCCGCGAAGGCCGCAGCATTGAGACCGGCGAACAACTCCTGCAACGCATCCTCGAAACCCGCCGCAGCCAGTGGCAAGGCAAGGGCAAATACAAAGAACCCGCCGCCCCCGATACCGCCGCCCTGCCCGAATTGCCGGAGGGGTGGGTGTGGGCGTCTACCGAGCAGGTTTGTGGGAGTGTTCGAGATGGAACACATGACACTCCAGCTTATGTTGATGGCGGCGTGCCACTAATCACATCGAAGAATCTTACGGAGCGCGGCATCGACTTCGAGAACATTAAATTTATCTCCGAGCAGGATCACGCTGAGATTTCACGCCGATCAGGAGTTGAAAATGGGGATGTGCTATTTGCGATGATTGGAACGGTAGGCAACCCTTGTGAGATCAAGACAGATGCCAGATTCAGCATCAAGAATGTCGGCTTGTTGAAGCGCAATCCAGACCATCTCAATTCTGCATATCTGTGCTCCTGGCTAGATTCGCCCCTGCTGAATAAGTGGTTAGAGCCACGTCTTAAAGGCACGACGCAAAAGTTTGCGCCGCTCGGATTGTTGCGAGAAATGCCTGTCCCTTACATGGCACTAGCCGAACAACACCGCATCGTCGCCGAAGTCGACCGCCGCTTTTCCCTCCTGCGCGAAACCGGGGCCCAGGTGGACGCCAACCTCCAGCGGGCCGAGCGCCTGCGCCAGTCCATCCTGAGCCGGGCCTTTGTCGGCAGGTGA
- a CDS encoding GlsB/YeaQ/YmgE family stress response membrane protein: MGLIGFLIIGLIAGWLAGKIMRGGGFGLLGDMVVGVVGAFIGGFVFNALGLFPGAGILPSLIVATIGAIILLFLIRLVKRA, encoded by the coding sequence ATGGGACTCATCGGATTTCTGATCATCGGCCTGATCGCCGGTTGGCTGGCGGGCAAGATCATGCGCGGCGGCGGCTTCGGCCTGCTGGGCGATATGGTCGTGGGGGTGGTGGGCGCCTTCATCGGCGGCTTCGTGTTCAACGCGCTGGGGCTGTTTCCCGGCGCGGGCATTCTGCCCAGCCTGATCGTGGCTACGATCGGCGCCATCATCCTGCTGTTCCTGATCCGGCTGGTGAAAAGAGCCTGA
- a CDS encoding HsdM family class I SAM-dependent methyltransferase produces MNTATIVQKLWNYCNVLRDDGMSYGDYVEQLTYLLFLKMADERSRPPYSQPSPVPDFYAWPSLLEKDGDVLFDHYRHALENLGSRPGLLGLIFGKAQNKFQDPAKLRRLVVDLIGKEQWVSMSADVKGDAYEGLLEKNAQDTKSGAGQYFTPRPLIQAIVDVMAPKPGETVSDPACGTGGFLLAAHDYVVKHNPSLTKPQKTKLKEETFKGWELVQATARLCAMNMLLHGIGSQEFEPIVVNDSLAADPGDRFDVILTNPPFGKKSSTTIVGEEGKVSKERDVVERGDFWTTTSNKQLNFVQHVKTLLKQNGRAAVVVPDNVLFEGGAGETIRRKLLAECDVHTLLRLPTGLFYAQGVKANVLFFDKKPAAETPWTRKLWIYDLRTNMHFTLKTNPLQREDLDEFVQGYNPANRHDRKATWFDENLPHPSPLPEGEGMGRTGRWRAYAYEELIARDKASLDIFWLKDDSLSDSDNLPAPEVIAAEIVDDLEAALEQFRLIAAEAEARL; encoded by the coding sequence ATGAACACCGCCACCATCGTCCAGAAGCTCTGGAATTACTGCAACGTCCTGCGCGACGACGGCATGTCGTACGGCGACTACGTTGAGCAGCTCACCTATCTGCTGTTCCTCAAAATGGCCGACGAGCGCAGCCGCCCGCCCTATAGCCAACCCAGCCCGGTGCCCGATTTCTACGCCTGGCCCAGCCTGCTGGAAAAGGACGGCGACGTGCTGTTCGATCATTACCGCCACGCGCTGGAAAACCTGGGCAGCCGCCCGGGCCTGCTCGGGCTGATCTTCGGCAAGGCGCAGAACAAATTCCAGGACCCGGCCAAGCTGCGGCGGCTGGTGGTCGATCTCATCGGCAAGGAACAGTGGGTGTCGATGAGCGCCGACGTGAAAGGCGATGCCTACGAGGGCCTGCTGGAAAAGAACGCCCAGGACACCAAGTCCGGCGCGGGCCAATACTTCACCCCGCGCCCGCTGATCCAGGCGATCGTGGATGTGATGGCGCCGAAGCCGGGCGAGACCGTGAGCGACCCGGCGTGCGGCACCGGCGGCTTTCTGCTCGCGGCGCACGACTATGTGGTGAAGCACAACCCCAGCCTCACCAAGCCGCAAAAGACCAAACTCAAGGAGGAGACCTTCAAGGGCTGGGAGCTGGTGCAGGCCACGGCGCGGCTGTGCGCCATGAACATGCTGCTGCACGGCATCGGCAGCCAGGAGTTCGAGCCCATCGTGGTGAATGACTCGCTGGCGGCCGACCCAGGCGACCGCTTCGATGTGATTCTGACCAATCCGCCCTTCGGCAAGAAGAGCAGCACCACCATCGTGGGCGAGGAGGGCAAGGTCAGCAAGGAGCGCGACGTGGTGGAGCGCGGCGACTTCTGGACCACCACCTCGAACAAACAGCTCAACTTCGTGCAGCACGTCAAAACGCTGCTCAAACAGAACGGACGCGCAGCGGTGGTGGTGCCGGACAACGTGCTGTTCGAGGGTGGTGCGGGTGAGACCATCCGCCGCAAGCTATTGGCCGAATGCGATGTCCACACCCTGCTGCGTCTGCCGACCGGATTGTTTTATGCGCAGGGCGTGAAGGCGAACGTGCTGTTCTTCGACAAGAAGCCCGCCGCCGAAACGCCGTGGACCCGAAAGCTGTGGATCTACGACCTGCGCACCAATATGCACTTCACGCTCAAGACCAACCCGCTGCAGCGGGAGGACTTGGATGAGTTTGTGCAGGGCTACAACCCGGCGAATCGGCATGACCGCAAGGCGACGTGGTTTGATGAAAACCTCCCTCACCCTAGCCCTCTCCCAGAGGGAGAGGGGATGGGTCGTACTGGCCGCTGGCGGGCCTATGCCTACGAAGAACTCATCGCCCGCGACAAGGCCAGCCTGGACATCTTCTGGCTCAAGGACGACTCGCTTTCCGATTCCGACAACCTGCCCGCGCCGGAAGTGATCGCCGCCGAGATCGTGGACGATCTGGAAGCGGCGCTGGAGCAGTTCCGCCTGATTGCCGCCGAAGCCGAAGCTCGGCTTTGA
- a CDS encoding MFS transporter: protein MASKSSRRPPSTAENAMTPAERRASSTLASIYGLRMLGLFFILPVFSVYAQHLPHGQDKFLVGLALGIYGLTQAIMQIPFGLASDRLGRKPVMVFGLVLFAIGSFVAGASDNLYLIIIGRAIQGSGAISAAISAMIADSTREQHRTRAMATVGMTIGFAFILSLVAGPPIYHAISVPGMFDLTGILAVLAIVVVIWVVPPAPLTTHSEEVEGHWAGAVFTPALLKLDFSIFVVNFLQVSMFVVVPVALVQYAGIPLLHHWMVYLPVTLISFALAIPGIIWAEKYGYMKPVFVGSVALLVLTMLGFAAGYKHPVALVAALFFFFLAFNVMEALLPSLVSRTAPPNRKGLALGIYNTGQSLGLFAGGAVGGLLAQYTTKEGVFLVAAALAALWLIVAATIQPPPKRHKPADADASAAQAQNA, encoded by the coding sequence ATGGCCTCCAAATCCTCCCGACGACCGCCCTCCACCGCCGAAAACGCCATGACCCCGGCCGAGCGCCGCGCCAGCAGCACCCTGGCCTCGATCTACGGCCTGCGCATGCTCGGGCTGTTTTTCATCCTGCCGGTGTTCTCGGTCTACGCGCAGCACCTGCCGCACGGCCAGGACAAGTTTCTCGTCGGCCTCGCGCTGGGCATCTACGGCCTCACCCAGGCCATCATGCAAATTCCCTTCGGCCTCGCCAGCGACCGGCTGGGGCGCAAGCCGGTGATGGTGTTCGGGCTGGTGCTGTTCGCCATCGGCTCCTTCGTCGCCGGGGCGAGCGACAACCTCTACCTCATCATCATCGGCCGCGCCATTCAGGGCTCGGGCGCCATTTCGGCCGCGATCTCCGCCATGATCGCCGACTCCACCCGCGAGCAGCACCGCACCCGGGCCATGGCCACGGTGGGCATGACCATCGGCTTTGCCTTCATCCTCTCGCTCGTGGCCGGCCCGCCCATCTATCACGCCATCTCGGTGCCCGGCATGTTCGACCTCACCGGCATCCTCGCCGTACTGGCCATCGTCGTGGTCATCTGGGTCGTGCCGCCCGCACCCCTGACCACGCATTCCGAGGAGGTCGAAGGCCATTGGGCCGGCGCCGTGTTCACCCCCGCGCTGCTCAAGCTCGACTTCTCGATCTTCGTCGTCAACTTCCTGCAGGTGAGCATGTTCGTGGTCGTGCCCGTGGCGCTGGTGCAGTACGCCGGCATTCCCCTGCTGCACCACTGGATGGTCTATCTGCCCGTCACGCTGATCTCGTTCGCCCTGGCCATCCCCGGCATCATCTGGGCCGAGAAGTACGGCTATATGAAGCCCGTCTTCGTCGGCAGCGTGGCCCTGCTGGTGCTCACCATGCTGGGCTTCGCCGCGGGTTACAAACACCCGGTGGCGCTCGTCGCCGCGCTGTTCTTCTTCTTCCTCGCATTCAATGTGATGGAGGCGCTGCTGCCTTCGCTGGTGTCGCGCACCGCGCCGCCCAACCGCAAGGGTCTCGCGCTGGGCATCTACAACACCGGGCAGTCGCTCGGCCTGTTCGCCGGGGGCGCCGTGGGCGGCCTGCTGGCCCAATACACCACCAAGGAAGGCGTGTTCCTGGTCGCCGCCGCGCTGGCGGCGCTGTGGCTCATCGTGGCCGCGACCATTCAGCCGCCGCCCAAACGGCACAAACCCGCCGACGCCGACGCCTCCGCCGCGCAGGCCCAGAACGCCTGA
- the uvrA gene encoding excinuclease ABC subunit UvrA — protein MNDASSSFEPLASTQAEALIRVRGARTHNLKNISLDLPRNKLVVITGLSGSGKSSLAFDTLYAEGQRRYVESLSAYARQFLQLMEKPDVDLIEGLAPAIAIEQKATSHNPRSTVGTVTEIHDYLRLLYARAGTPHCPNHPDEPLQAQTISQMVDALVAWPEGRRLLILAPLPEGQAGASAGGRLAALRAQGFVRFRLDGVVVDAQSLPDADAPPPQRIEVVVDRIKTGPDLRQRLAESLETALRLSEGAVGALDADSGELTTFHSRPTCPICGTTAPLLEPKLFSFNNPAGACPTCDGLGQVERFDPVRVVAHPELSLASGAIRGWDRRNAFYFQMLQALGAHYGFDLDTPYEQLPQAVRQVLLHGSGAEAIAFTYLNDRNKPTIKTHPFEGIVPNLERRWVETDSPAVREELARMRTVQTCPDCLGARLGPVARHVTVGGERLQALAHRPLRELHDWFATLQHEGQRAEVAARLVIEIGSRLRFLIDVGLDYLTLDRSADTLSGGEAQRIRLASQIGSGLTGVMYVLDEPSIGLHQRDNDRLIATLKRLRDLGNSVLVVEHDSDAILCADYVVDMGPGAGEHGGQVIAQGTPQQVMVDPNSITGAFLSGQRSVFRGKPRQSAAPEQWLTLRGACGNNLHDVTARFPLGRITCVAGVSGSGKSTLINDTLYAACARELNRAGLEAAPYAALDGLDQLDKVIAVDQSPIGRTPRSNPATYTGLFTPIRELYAQTPVARERGYDAGRFSFNVKGGRCEACQGDGAVKVEMHFMPDLYVPCDVCGGQRYNRETLEVTYRGLSIAQALELTVEQALETFSAVPAIARKLQTLKDVGLGYIRLGQSAITLSGGEAQRVKLALELSKRDTGRTLYILDEPTTGLHFADIELLLGVLFQLREAGNTIVIIEHNLDVIASADWIVELGPQGGAGGGRLIAEGTPEALAAHPDSVTGPYLGRVLRGAHGV, from the coding sequence ATGAATGACGCCTCATCCTCGTTTGAACCGCTGGCCAGCACCCAGGCCGAGGCGTTGATTCGCGTGCGCGGGGCGCGCACGCACAATCTGAAGAACATCTCGCTCGATCTGCCGCGCAACAAGCTGGTGGTCATCACCGGGCTGTCGGGTTCGGGCAAGTCGTCGCTGGCGTTCGACACGCTGTACGCGGAGGGTCAGCGGCGCTATGTGGAGAGTCTGTCGGCCTATGCGCGGCAGTTTCTGCAGTTGATGGAAAAGCCCGATGTCGATCTGATCGAAGGGCTGGCCCCGGCCATTGCCATCGAGCAGAAGGCAACCAGCCACAACCCGCGCTCCACCGTGGGCACGGTCACCGAGATTCACGATTACCTGCGGCTGCTGTACGCCCGCGCGGGCACGCCGCATTGCCCGAATCATCCCGACGAGCCCTTGCAGGCGCAGACGATTTCGCAGATGGTCGATGCCCTCGTCGCCTGGCCCGAGGGGCGCCGTCTGCTCATTCTCGCGCCCTTGCCCGAGGGCCAGGCCGGGGCTTCGGCCGGTGGACGGCTGGCGGCGCTGCGGGCGCAGGGCTTCGTGCGCTTCCGGCTCGACGGCGTGGTGGTCGATGCGCAGAGCCTGCCCGACGCGGACGCGCCGCCGCCGCAGCGCATCGAGGTGGTGGTGGACCGCATCAAGACCGGCCCCGATCTGCGGCAGCGCCTGGCCGAGAGCCTGGAGACGGCGCTGCGCCTCTCCGAAGGCGCGGTGGGCGCGCTCGACGCCGACAGCGGCGAGCTGACCACGTTTCATAGCCGCCCCACCTGTCCGATCTGCGGCACGACGGCGCCGTTGCTCGAACCCAAGCTGTTCTCCTTCAACAATCCGGCGGGGGCCTGCCCCACCTGCGACGGCCTGGGGCAGGTCGAACGTTTCGATCCGGTGCGTGTGGTGGCCCACCCCGAGCTCAGCCTGGCGAGCGGCGCGATTCGCGGCTGGGACCGGCGCAACGCCTTCTATTTCCAGATGTTGCAGGCGCTGGGCGCGCATTACGGCTTCGATCTCGACACGCCCTACGAGCAGTTGCCGCAGGCGGTGCGTCAGGTGCTGCTGCACGGCAGCGGGGCGGAGGCCATCGCCTTCACCTATCTGAACGACCGCAACAAGCCCACGATCAAGACCCATCCGTTCGAGGGCATCGTGCCCAATCTCGAACGTCGCTGGGTCGAAACCGACAGCCCGGCGGTGCGCGAAGAGCTGGCGCGCATGCGCACCGTGCAGACCTGTCCCGACTGTCTGGGCGCGCGGCTCGGGCCGGTGGCGCGCCATGTCACCGTGGGCGGCGAGCGTCTGCAGGCGCTGGCGCATCGCCCCTTGCGCGAGCTGCACGATTGGTTCGCCACGCTGCAGCACGAAGGCCAGCGCGCCGAAGTGGCGGCGCGCCTGGTGATCGAGATCGGCAGCCGCCTGCGCTTTCTCATCGACGTCGGGCTCGACTATCTCACCCTCGACCGCAGCGCCGATACCCTGTCGGGCGGCGAGGCGCAGCGCATTCGCCTGGCCAGCCAGATCGGCTCGGGCCTGACCGGGGTGATGTACGTGCTCGACGAGCCGTCCATCGGCCTGCACCAGCGCGACAACGACCGGCTGATCGCCACCCTCAAGAGGCTGCGCGATCTGGGCAACAGCGTGCTGGTGGTGGAGCACGACAGCGACGCCATTCTCTGCGCCGACTATGTGGTGGACATGGGGCCCGGCGCGGGCGAGCACGGCGGGCAGGTCATTGCCCAGGGCACGCCGCAGCAGGTCATGGTCGATCCGAACTCGATCACCGGTGCTTTTCTGAGCGGCCAGCGCAGCGTGTTTCGCGGCAAGCCGCGGCAGAGCGCCGCCCCCGAGCAGTGGCTCACGCTGAGGGGCGCCTGCGGCAACAATCTGCACGACGTCACCGCACGCTTCCCGCTGGGGCGCATCACCTGTGTGGCGGGGGTTTCGGGGTCGGGCAAATCGACCCTGATCAACGACACGCTCTACGCGGCCTGCGCGCGCGAGCTCAACCGCGCCGGGCTGGAGGCCGCGCCCTATGCGGCCCTCGACGGACTCGATCAGCTCGATAAGGTGATCGCGGTCGATCAGTCGCCCATCGGCCGCACGCCGCGCAGCAATCCGGCCACCTACACCGGGCTGTTCACCCCCATCCGCGAGCTTTACGCGCAGACCCCGGTGGCGCGCGAGCGCGGCTACGACGCCGGACGCTTCTCCTTCAATGTGAAGGGCGGCCGCTGCGAGGCCTGCCAGGGCGACGGCGCGGTGAAGGTGGAAATGCACTTCATGCCCGACCTCTACGTGCCCTGCGATGTGTGCGGCGGCCAGCGTTACAACCGCGAAACCCTCGAAGTCACCTACCGCGGCCTGAGCATCGCGCAGGCGCTGGAGCTGACGGTGGAGCAGGCGCTGGAGACCTTCTCGGCCGTGCCCGCCATCGCCCGCAAGCTGCAGACGCTCAAGGATGTGGGGCTGGGCTACATCCGCCTCGGCCAGTCGGCCATCACCCTGTCGGGCGGCGAGGCGCAGCGGGTGAAGCTGGCGCTCGAACTCTCCAAGCGCGACACCGGACGCACGCTCTACATCCTCGATGAGCCCACGACCGGGCTGCACTTCGCCGACATCGAGCTGCTGCTGGGCGTGCTGTTCCAGCTGCGCGAGGCCGGGAACACCATCGTCATCATCGAACACAACCTCGACGTGATCGCCAGCGCCGACTGGATCGTCGAACTCGGCCCCCAGGGGGGCGCAGGAGGCGGGCGCCTGATCGCTGAAGGCACGCCCGAAGCGCTCGCCGCGCATCCCGACAGCGTCACCGGACCGTATCTGGGACGGGTGCTGCGTGGAGCGCACGGCGTGTAG
- a CDS encoding type I restriction-modification enzyme R subunit C-terminal domain-containing protein yields the protein MDAPEQQARRAIDDLLTTAGWAVQDVAAADIRAARGVAIREFPLKAGHGFADYLLYVDGKAAGVIEAKKEGFALTGVETQSSKYTQGLPDGLPRWRNPLPFAFQSTGVETRFTNGLDPEPRSRPVFAFHKPDMLADWLKLLPAGSTLHTGTGTPAHAVEQPAETFLQRLRHMPPLQDDRLWPAQRQAVQSLEHSLRDNRPRALIQMATGSGKTFTAISFLYRLIKHAGARRVLFLVDRGNLADQTLKEFQQYQSPDNNFKFTEEFIVQRLAGNTLDTTARVCIATIQRVYAMLRGRELPEDLEEESLDQVGGLFKQPDPIDYNPAFPIETFDIIVTDECHRSIYNLWAQVLEYFDAYLVGLTATPGKQTFGFFHQNLVMEYNHEMAVADGVNVNYDVYRIRTAITEQGSKVEAGYSVQIQERETRKKRWEQLDDDFAYDPAQLDRAVVAPDQIRTVIRAFKDKLFTDIFPGRTWVPKTLIFAKDDAHAENIVEIVREEFGKGNDFAQKITYRTTGAKPKDLINAFRTSPMPRVAVTVDMIATGTDIKSVEIVMFMRAVKSRAFFEQMKGRGVRVINADDLQSVTPDAKAKDHFVIVDAVGVCEQDKTDSRPMESKPTVGFEKLMQAVAFGNTEDDVLTSLAGRLARMEHRIQPADDERVREATGGYGLRELAHGIIAALNPDAHPSPDAHRQAIETAVRPLHDPKVRELLADLKRRDDLVIDTVSADEVLEAGFSADALDRARGMVQNFEQFIADNKDEITALQVLYSKPYKHRLTFEAVKELADAIEKPPYLWNESQLWNAYAALEKSKVKGASGRRILTDLVSLVRFAIHQDNELIPFPERVNANFRAWLASQQKTPSPLAGEGRGEGASRFTTEQMKWLEMIRDHIAANLGIEPDDFEYAPFSQHGGLGKVHQLFGDKLNAMIEELNETLAA from the coding sequence ATGGATGCCCCCGAGCAGCAGGCCCGCCGTGCCATCGATGACCTCCTCACCACTGCGGGCTGGGCGGTGCAGGATGTGGCCGCGGCCGACATCCGCGCGGCGCGCGGGGTGGCGATCCGCGAGTTTCCGCTGAAAGCCGGCCACGGCTTTGCCGATTACCTGCTGTACGTGGACGGCAAGGCGGCGGGCGTCATCGAAGCCAAGAAGGAAGGCTTCGCGCTCACCGGCGTCGAAACCCAATCCTCCAAATACACCCAGGGCCTGCCCGACGGCCTGCCGCGCTGGCGCAACCCGCTACCGTTTGCCTTTCAATCCACTGGCGTCGAAACCCGTTTCACCAACGGGCTGGACCCCGAACCGCGCTCCCGCCCGGTGTTCGCCTTTCACAAGCCGGACATGTTGGCCGATTGGCTCAAGCTCCTTCCAGCGGGTTCGACTCTCCACACCGGCACCGGAACGCCGGCCCACGCCGTTGAACAACCCGCCGAAACTTTCTTGCAACGGCTACGCCACATGCCGCCGCTGCAGGACGACCGCCTTTGGCCCGCTCAGCGCCAGGCCGTGCAGAGCCTGGAGCACTCGCTGCGCGACAACCGCCCGCGTGCGCTCATTCAAATGGCCACCGGCAGCGGCAAAACCTTCACCGCCATCAGCTTCCTCTACCGGCTCATCAAGCACGCTGGCGCGCGGCGCGTGCTGTTCCTCGTGGACCGCGGCAACCTCGCCGACCAGACGCTGAAGGAATTCCAGCAATACCAGTCGCCGGACAACAACTTCAAGTTCACCGAAGAGTTCATCGTCCAGCGCCTGGCCGGCAACACGCTCGACACCACCGCACGCGTCTGCATCGCCACCATCCAGCGCGTTTACGCCATGCTCCGGGGCCGCGAGCTGCCCGAGGACCTGGAGGAAGAATCGCTCGATCAGGTGGGCGGCCTGTTCAAGCAGCCCGACCCCATCGACTACAACCCCGCCTTCCCGATCGAGACGTTCGACATCATCGTCACCGATGAATGCCACCGCTCCATCTACAACCTCTGGGCGCAGGTGCTGGAGTACTTCGACGCCTACCTCGTCGGCCTCACCGCCACGCCCGGCAAGCAGACCTTCGGCTTCTTTCACCAGAATCTGGTGATGGAATACAACCACGAAATGGCCGTGGCCGACGGCGTCAACGTCAACTACGACGTCTACCGCATCCGCACCGCCATTACCGAGCAAGGCAGCAAGGTCGAGGCCGGCTACAGCGTGCAGATTCAGGAGCGCGAAACCCGCAAGAAGCGTTGGGAACAACTCGACGACGACTTCGCCTACGACCCCGCGCAGCTTGACCGCGCCGTGGTCGCGCCTGATCAGATCCGCACCGTCATCCGAGCCTTCAAAGACAAGCTGTTCACCGACATCTTTCCCGGCCGCACCTGGGTGCCCAAGACGCTGATCTTCGCCAAGGACGACGCCCACGCCGAGAACATCGTCGAGATCGTGCGCGAGGAATTCGGCAAGGGCAACGACTTCGCCCAGAAGATCACCTACCGCACCACAGGCGCCAAGCCGAAAGACCTCATCAACGCCTTCCGCACCAGCCCCATGCCCCGCGTGGCGGTCACGGTGGACATGATCGCCACCGGCACCGACATCAAATCGGTGGAAATCGTCATGTTCATGCGCGCGGTGAAATCCCGCGCCTTCTTCGAGCAGATGAAAGGCCGCGGCGTGCGCGTCATCAACGCCGACGATCTGCAAAGCGTCACCCCCGATGCCAAGGCCAAGGACCACTTCGTCATCGTCGACGCCGTGGGCGTGTGCGAGCAGGACAAGACCGACTCGCGCCCCATGGAAAGCAAGCCCACCGTCGGCTTCGAGAAGCTCATGCAGGCCGTCGCCTTCGGCAACACCGAGGACGACGTGCTCACCTCACTTGCCGGGCGGCTGGCGCGCATGGAACACCGCATTCAACCGGCCGACGACGAACGCGTGCGCGAGGCCACGGGCGGCTACGGTCTGCGCGAACTGGCCCACGGCATCATCGCCGCCCTCAACCCCGACGCCCACCCCTCGCCGGACGCACACCGCCAGGCCATCGAAACCGCGGTGCGCCCGCTGCACGACCCCAAGGTGCGCGAGTTGCTGGCTGATCTCAAGCGCCGCGACGACTTGGTCATCGACACCGTCAGCGCCGACGAAGTGCTCGAAGCCGGCTTCAGCGCCGACGCGCTCGACCGTGCCCGCGGCATGGTGCAGAACTTCGAGCAATTCATCGCCGACAACAAAGACGAAATCACCGCCCTGCAAGTGCTCTACAGCAAACCCTACAAACACCGCCTCACCTTCGAGGCCGTGAAAGAACTCGCCGACGCCATCGAAAAGCCGCCCTACCTGTGGAACGAGTCCCAACTGTGGAACGCCTACGCCGCGCTGGAAAAGAGCAAGGTCAAAGGCGCCTCTGGCCGCCGCATCCTCACCGACCTCGTCTCGCTCGTGCGCTTCGCCATCCACCAGGACAACGAACTCATTCCCTTCCCCGAGCGCGTCAACGCCAACTTCAGGGCGTGGCTGGCGAGCCAACAAAAAACCCCCTCTCCCCTCGCGGGAGAGGGCAGGGGTGAGGGGGCAAGCCGCTTCACCACCGAACAAATGAAATGGCTCGAAATGATCCGCGACCACATCGCCGCGAACCTGGGCATTGAGCCGGACGATTTCGAGTACGCACCGTTCTCGCAGCACGGCGGCCTCGGGAAGGTGCATCAACTGTTTGGCGACAAGCTGAATGCAATGATTGAAGAATTGAACGAGACGTTGGCGGCATGA